One genomic segment of Rivularia sp. PCC 7116 includes these proteins:
- a CDS encoding biopolymer transporter ExbD yields MRLPDEADAPAQINIVPMIDVIFAILTFFVMSTLFLTRQEGLPVNLPQASSAKKAAQPARVTLTVDKAGELFLNKEPITLDKLEAGVKAKVKPEQPLMVVLNADEGVNHGKIVAVMDKVRLVKGAKLAIATKKK; encoded by the coding sequence ATGCGTCTACCAGATGAAGCAGATGCACCAGCACAGATTAATATTGTGCCGATGATTGATGTGATATTCGCGATTTTGACATTTTTTGTGATGTCAACGCTGTTTTTAACTCGTCAAGAAGGATTGCCAGTCAATTTACCCCAAGCATCTTCCGCTAAAAAAGCAGCTCAACCAGCACGAGTTACCTTAACTGTAGATAAAGCTGGTGAATTGTTTCTAAATAAGGAACCGATTACTTTAGATAAATTGGAAGCCGGGGTAAAAGCAAAAGTTAAACCCGAACAACCTTTGATGGTGGTATTGAATGCAGATGAAGGGGTGAATCACGGGAAAATTGTCGCTGTGATGGATAAAGTACGATTGGTTAAGGGTGCGAAGTTGGCTATAGCCACTAAAAAAAAGTAA
- a CDS encoding MotA/TolQ/ExbB proton channel family protein: MGINNLFSAGGVVMIPLLGFSVLALGLIVERISFWLKINNRQTKVVRDVLNLYRRNNVVGAIDGLRKNADLPIARMFLTALELEEPTPEEFRLALESEAQAEIPLLKRFQNIFDTIISLAPLLGLLGTVLGLIGSFASLDLGDVGGSQTANVTGGISEALVSTAAGLVVAIFTLMFANAFRAMYQRQMALIQEYGGELELLYRRNYERGMKNYASTR, from the coding sequence ATGGGAATAAATAATCTATTCTCGGCAGGTGGGGTAGTGATGATACCACTGCTGGGGTTTTCGGTGTTGGCTTTGGGGCTGATTGTCGAGAGGATAAGTTTTTGGCTAAAGATAAATAACCGTCAGACTAAGGTAGTGCGAGATGTCTTAAATCTCTATCGTCGCAATAATGTTGTGGGTGCAATAGATGGATTGCGGAAGAACGCAGATTTACCTATAGCCCGGATGTTTCTTACTGCTTTGGAATTAGAAGAACCCACTCCAGAAGAGTTTCGTTTGGCATTAGAAAGTGAAGCCCAAGCTGAGATACCTTTACTCAAACGCTTCCAAAATATATTTGATACTATAATTTCTCTCGCGCCATTATTAGGTCTTCTCGGTACTGTATTAGGATTAATTGGTTCGTTCGCTTCTTTGGATCTTGGTGATGTGGGAGGTTCTCAAACAGCGAATGTAACGGGTGGTATTAGTGAAGCGCTGGTTTCCACGGCTGCAGGTTTGGTTGTGGCAATTTTCACGTTAATGTTTGCCAATGCATTTCGGGCAATGTACCAAAGACAAATGGCATTAATTCAAGAATACGGTGGAGAATTAGAATTGCTTTACCGTCGTAATTACGAACGAGGAATGAAAAATTATGCGTCTACCAGATGA
- a CDS encoding energy transducer TonB — MSFASTALRQRERESKALRIFLACSLASSLIFHLALLASGIGKYLLNRVPDIEDESVEITLLDTPIEEIEPKPKEEVKPKPKPEPKKIEPKLEKPEPIPKPKPEIKQPTIDTSQFKPDLNTTPSQSRISGGSPASSLTKPIPAQSRITQAPPVVKQPIPKADPLPKPNFKPFKEFKPIEPISPVLPSAPPVAVREKPVIPEQKPIPEPEPEIRTPRDFSTPVTPPIEPPKPDEDLKKLLAQERDSRRTPRDFSTPVTPPIEPPKPDEDLEKLLAQERDSRRTARSFSTPVEPEAPAVKPDEGLKDLLAQERDSRRTARSLPNPVTPPMEPPASTPQDSGELRNTLSGIRESRDTNISSNNTAPSLPDTSNIGESSDDAPRRRRRIMGGGNVAAAPTNTTDNGSGNGLGDGSGDSIGDGDGNAACVRCNRSYPSWARNRGIQGSITVSVDADAQGNVTNVRLISGSGNDRLDKHHLKIARRWKLKSSSNGRPGVTIITRYELQ; from the coding sequence ATGAGCTTTGCAAGTACAGCGCTACGACAGCGGGAAAGAGAATCGAAAGCTCTAAGAATCTTTTTAGCTTGTAGTTTAGCTAGCTCCTTAATATTTCATCTAGCGTTGTTGGCTTCGGGGATTGGTAAATATTTATTAAACAGAGTGCCTGATATTGAGGATGAGTCAGTTGAGATTACTTTGCTCGATACTCCTATTGAAGAAATTGAACCAAAACCAAAAGAAGAAGTAAAGCCAAAGCCCAAGCCAGAACCGAAAAAGATAGAGCCGAAACTAGAAAAACCAGAGCCAATACCCAAGCCAAAGCCGGAGATTAAACAACCAACTATTGACACGAGTCAATTCAAACCCGACTTAAACACCACTCCTAGTCAGTCTCGAATTAGTGGTGGAAGTCCAGCTTCATCTTTAACCAAACCGATACCAGCACAAAGCAGAATTACTCAAGCACCACCCGTAGTAAAACAGCCCATTCCTAAAGCAGATCCACTTCCCAAACCAAACTTTAAACCATTTAAAGAATTTAAACCAATTGAACCAATATCACCTGTTTTACCTTCTGCTCCTCCCGTAGCCGTTAGGGAAAAGCCAGTTATTCCAGAACAAAAACCAATACCCGAACCCGAACCAGAGATAAGAACACCACGGGATTTTTCCACTCCCGTCACCCCTCCGATAGAACCACCCAAACCTGACGAAGATTTAAAAAAATTACTCGCACAGGAAAGAGATTCTAGAAGAACACCACGGGATTTTTCCACTCCCGTCACCCCTCCGATAGAACCACCCAAACCCGACGAAGATTTAGAAAAATTACTCGCACAGGAAAGAGATTCTAGAAGAACAGCGCGGAGTTTTTCGACTCCCGTCGAACCAGAAGCACCAGCAGTCAAACCAGACGAAGGTTTAAAAGATTTGCTTGCACAAGAAAGGGATTCTAGAAGAACAGCACGAAGTTTGCCAAATCCGGTGACTCCTCCGATGGAACCGCCAGCATCAACTCCACAAGATAGTGGAGAGTTAAGAAATACTCTTTCGGGAATTAGAGAAAGCCGAGATACCAATATTAGTAGCAATAATACAGCACCATCTTTACCCGATACTTCTAATATTGGCGAAAGTAGTGATGATGCTCCAAGAAGAAGAAGACGTATTATGGGGGGCGGCAATGTTGCAGCTGCACCTACTAATACTACCGATAATGGAAGTGGTAACGGTTTGGGCGACGGTAGTGGTGATTCAATTGGTGACGGTGATGGAAATGCAGCTTGTGTTAGATGCAATAGAAGTTATCCATCTTGGGCTAGAAATAGAGGAATTCAAGGAAGCATAACGGTATCTGTGGATGCTGATGCTCAAGGTAATGTTACTAATGTGCGGTTGATTAGTGGTAGCGGAAACGATAGATTAGATAAACACCATTTGAAAATAGCACGTAGATGGAAACTAAAAAGTAGTTCTAATGGTAGACCAGGAGTGACTATTATTACTAGATATGAGCTTCAATAA